The genome window TTTACTAACTTTACCCTAGTGCCTAAGGCAGATTTTCCTGAATCACTTTACCTACTGTTAATAACAGGctgtaaataacaaatttaatgtaaacGGTGCTccataaacatattattatatttcagcTTCACGATGGAAACAGCAAAGAAAACTGCTGAACCCAGCATTTTCTCAGAAAGTCATCGATGGGTATTTGGACCTTTTCAACAGAAACGCAGAAAATTTAGTTGAGGCTCTTTCAACTAAATGTGGTACGGGCAGCTTTGATGTCGTGCCGGTGCTCACCGATATGACTTTGGAAAATATTTGCCGTAAGTTTTTTAACATTTAGTTTTATGTAGAGGCTGTGGCCAAGAGCCCAACAGTGTTACTTGAGAGCTTGAGAGGGGttagggggtcactctacagggtgttgtaaaaagggtatactaagccgaaaccagcatgtgcaacATGTTATATGTAAGCCCGATTCAGagttcagtttcgggcttcgatataacatgctgcacatgatggtttcggcttagtatatcctttttgttgcaacaccctgaatatgacgaaaaacgaagtttcaaGTGCTGCTGCGCGACCCATGACTCTATCTCTTTGTATTGAACGTGCCGATTGTACGACGGCTAacattcgttcgtttttcgtctcCAGGTTTTCTTGCCTTATACTGTACCTATCTAGGTCCTGCATCGAATGGATCCTTTTTAAATGCAAATCCCCTAAATCCCACCTGTACCTGTACGAATAGAGTAGTTAATTTAGAATATCGCATGATAACTAGCACCTACAGTgctaaaacaaattttaatttaactaaatTTTTACAGAAACCGTGATGGGGTTGCCAGCTGAAACGATGAAGACAGTGGTGGACGATCGATACACACAAACCGCTAAAACCCTCCTCGATGTACTAATAACTAGGCTGCAAAAGTTTTGGTTTCATTCCGACATCCTGTATCACTTTTCATCGTTGAAAAAAGAGGAGAGTCGGTTGATCAAAATCGCCCATGAAATTACTTGGaaggtactttatttttattcgaatgacccttttaattttttttttctatctaaatacctaggtatgtatCATCCCTATTTGTCGATATAACTACattactacatacttacctacttataaaaacaaaacaggaCCTCTAGTCAGGTACTATGCTAGAAGAAGTAAGAAGGTAGGAACCTAAAAGTACAGTcacgttttaaaaaaaaacacacacacactcacactcacgccttgtactaatgtactcccttgcggggtaggcagaggtgcattgctgcacccacttttcgccagagtattatgttagtcccaatgtaatagggggcgggcctattgccattttacgggcacatccaagacccgagaacaaatatctgtgtttaaacaaatatctgccccagccgggaatcgaacccgggaccatcggctcagtagtcaggtcactaaccactacgccattcggtcgtcgtcgtcacgttttaaaattttaataaacaatttcaggtgGTAAGACATAGAAAAGCAATGCTACAGAATTTACCTTCCAATCATGGCACGGATCAAGGTGAgtagatacataattattataacacaaGATAGTTAACAGGGTAGAATGTTATAAGTGACGTTATCTTTATATTACGGTTTAAAAGTTGGTCccataaatatgtttttagtaGGTAGTAAGTATGTGAGACACTTGGCACATATCTACTGCGCTGCACTTATGTGCCGACTTGAGATGTTCAACTGTAGTCAAGCAACAGGTATGATAAAACTACTTTTTGTCAAAaatgtctaatacaaacaatGTGATTTCCCAAACAGAGCCAAACCGACTAAGCTTCCTAGACCTGCTGTTGGACTGGCACGCCAAGGGTCATTTATCAGAAGCTCAGGTGAAGGAGGAAGTGGACAGTATGCTAATAGCCGGCTACGACACAGTGGCCACCCAGGTTCTATACACCCTCATAGTACTCGGCTCCCTACCTGATGTGCAGGAGAAAGTCTATAGCgagtaagttattttttacttgataaaaaaacatgcaCCAGCATTGGTTCTAAAACTGTTATTcgataaagttttatttagaGAATATGTAACATCATGCATCTCAATTTGTCGGAGGACCGATAGAGTTCTTGAGTAGAGACCACTCACAGGTCACAGGTAGTGTGGACGCCTTTGCTACCTCGGGTAGACGGTAGGGCTGAATACCAGAAGGCCCAGGTGAGGTGCCCAGAATAGAGTGTGACGCTTCTTGGAACATGcctgtccagcagtggatacGGTCTGATATTGACCACCGGCAAGACGCACGGATTGAAGACATTATAATGTGCTTACGGAGACTTTGAGGAATGCCTGATTCTTTAACTCACATGAAATCTTCTTTCAGGTTGCAAGAAGTGTTTGGTTCCAACAGCGCAGTTACTAAAGAGGGGCTGAGTAAGTTGGTGTACTTGGATGCCGTGGTTAAAGAAGTCATGAGGATGTATCCAACCATTGGGGCGTTGGACCGACGTATTGATCAAGACATTAAGTTTGGTAAGCGTTTGGGAACTATAACTTCATTGTGTGGTACTTCAACTCATAATATGGTGGGCAAGATGGACGTGATATTAAACGCCGTATTAAACCATAGACCAAAAGCCTTCACTTTCATCCCTCAGACAACTTCACGCTACCAGCCGGCAGCACAGCATTCATCCTGATCTGGGGCATCCACCGGCACCCGTGCTGGGGCGACGACGCTCACCACTTCGACCCTCAGCGGTGGCTGCAGCGCCGGGTGCCGGCTGACCTTGGGGCCTATGCCGCCTTCGGGCTGTGGCCACGGGTTTGCATCGGTAAGAGCTTTCTGACAGGAACATGTGCTGCTTGTGCAAACTCTCACTTGGTGtgacttactgccagtttcaatactctAGTATTGAAGCGATAGTTAAGGATATGTAGTATAGTATAAGTGTAACTAGTAtctttaagtataattaagtataattgtACAATTTCAGGCAGATCCTACGCCTACCTGAGCATGAAGACAACATTAGTCCACATCCTGCGTCTTTACCGAGTGGAGGCGAATCTCCCCAATTTGGAGCTAAAGTTCGATCTGCTCACCAAACCTGTGTGTGGACACCACATCTCCTTGGAGCTACGAGACAAATAAAGAATCCaactaaaatacctactaaccaACATAGGACCTACAAATAGCTGTACCTTGGTGTATGAGAAAATAATTCGTTTAAGTGTAGTCGCACCATAGTCGCACCCTACATTTTTTGCGCCTACAACCCCACATTTTTCTCGTCAAGAcatcaactgtcactgtcggTCTGACAGATGACATACCAAACTAACCTCAAAACCCGATTGCACCCAAACCAAATCATATTTTACGTAACAAAACATTCCGGCGTGAATCTGCTTATTTAGTTCGAATGGTGGCCCGGTTCTTTTACCTGGAAGTTAAGTCCGAAGGTTCTGAGTTGAACGTGAGGCGACGAATCGAAGAAGCTCTGCAGTCTGTGTTCGGTCTTACAGGCGCCGCTATTCAGGTGGACTTACTGCGGGCAGAAGGATCCCAGGTCTTACTGCGAGTGCCAGCTGACCAGTACCGTCGAGTACGAGCCGCCATCACCTTGTCAGAAACTGCTACAGTCCTCCGAGCCGCACCATCACTTTTcgcatttatttaactttataaaaacTTCTTATCACCATGACTACAAGACTCACTTCAGGGCCGAATGGCAAGGATGTCATCCTAATAGCGTCAGCGGAAGAACTTGCCACCCCGAGCAAAATAACATTACCAGAACCTGAGCCAGCTCCCGGGCTAATACACCCAGATGGGTCAATAAATTGGGGATGTCCGTGTCTCGGTGGTATGGCCACCGGTCCCTGCGGGCCACAGTTCCGTGAAGCGTTCACATGCTTCCATTACAGTGAGGCTGAGCCTAAGGGGAGCGAGTGTTATGAGAAGTTCAGTGTCATGCAAGAGTGTATGAGCAACTACCCGGAGCTTTATGGCAAAGATGACGATGAGGAAAGTCCTGCGAGTATGGTGGGTGTGGGAGCGGATGGAGATAGTCCTGGGATGGATGCAAAGACTGAAGAACCAGCGGAAAAGGTTGCAGTGGCTAGCAATTAGTTGTGAATTATGTTTCTAGAGTCACTGTGAAGAAATATGGTGTAACAACAATACTaagataaaaatgtttaagtaGGTTGAAGTACAACTGTaagaagtatattttatttaaaagctataattaattataggaTTATCTTTATGTACAACCTCAGATTTCATGCAATCTAGAATGTCTTGGTATTAAAGTTTGTATTAGATTAGGCTGTGTTTGTAAATTACATTAAATGCCTCATTTGGTGCTTTCACtttggtttttttaaatacctatcaTGCTATCATTACCTAATTTAGTACCTAACTTACGAAAATATATCTGGTAAATAATCTATCTATACATTATTCCTTTCTAAGGGAAGACATTGATTTGACTATTTTTCAGCTCAGCTTTCAGCCATAGAAGCACTCAGCTTATTAGACCTACACAACAGCAATGTTAATAGGGCTAGACTAGGACTATTTTGTTTGACCTTTGATTCTCCGCCTATAAGCCTTTCATTTCAACACAACAACGCGATGCATAGTCGTCATAAAAGGAGCTTTTATGCTGCAAATACTAACATTTTTCCATATGCGCCTATAAAAAggcttttataaaatttatgttgaaataaaaatgcagcAGTCGAGAGTATAACGTGTGCTTAACATAAAAaccgataaaatatttactaactaTTATCCCAACACTAGTAGCCGAAACGTAACGTAAACGTcaaattgttttgtttatgtgTCAGACGAAGACGCTAAGCctaaaatctatatttttccTGAAAAATGTGTGATATTAATGATACAACACTCAAATTAAGTGTGAAGTGGAATGGAAAAGAGTATGAAATACCCGAATTCCAACCTTCTGATTCGGTGGCCATGCTCAAAATCGCCATCGAAAATGCCACTGGCGTCCGACCGGAAAGACAAAAATTACTCAACATCAAGTTCCAAGGTAAATTTTCTGCAACATATCATAAATTTCTACTTATAAGCtgtgtaatttaattaaacaataagGAAACATAAAGGTTTTATGGCCTGTGTGAAGGAGTGTAAAGTACCTAGTACCCTCGAATTTATAAAGCATGACTGTTGAGtcatttatacctacatactatgCTGAATTACTGGTCGATGGCCTGCACCAGCGCAGCTGTTGTGCTAAAGCCATACACAGTAGTTATATTGGAGATGTACAAATAAGTTTTGCCACAGCTAGGATTTGAACTGTCAAATCCAATAGCATCTAGCTCTATATCCTATTCCACGGGAAAAGACATCCAATACAAACAAAATCTACCCTTAtttgaatgtaataagggttttgTCTGCTGCCTGGTTAcaatctaaccgactatggtgAAATTAGAGAATTGGAGGAGAGAATTAGTATACTTCAGTATATTGCTATACTTCTACATATCAGTTTTCCAATCAATGATTTCAGGAAAAGTAGCCACAGATAATTACACGTTGGCAGAACTGAATCTAAAGCCGAACCTCAAGATCATGATGATGGGATCTCTGGAAGAGGCCATTGAAGGGGCGATGAGCAAGCCCGACGTCGGCGATGAGGTGGTCAACGACTTGGAcattgaagaagaagaagtggaTGTAGAAAATCAAGAGGTATGCCACAAATGCTGGTCaattaaacaatataaaaattttTAGCTGCACTTTCAACATAGTATTTTGTGTAATGTAAAAAAGGATATTATGTTGAAGGAAAAAATGATGATGAAACCTATACATAGAAATTCTAAGAATTAGTACACCAAGATGGGTGATATGGTAATGGAGTTTGACTATTgtttcaaatgtttttttaaactttcagATTTATTTAgcaaaaattaataaaagagTAAAGGATTATAAGATCAATGTGCTGAACGAGCCTCGCCCCGGGAAGAAACTGCTAGTCCTAGATATAGACTACACACTGTTTGACCATCGCTCTGTTGCTGAAACTGGTAagtaaactaattttaaatacagaatttctacatattttttttcagagtATGCTATGTTTGTTAACAGTAGTCAGTCTAGCTGCTAGCTCTAGCTTTAGTATTTGTCACCAACACTCTAAgaagaataatatttacaatattggTTATCTGGTAAAGagtgctataagcaataaggccccatttttactgtttttattttgttgtttattttttagtattttatgcaaataaagagtattcaataaatatattttacacaaTTCCAGGCTATGAACTGATGCGTCCATTCCTCCACGAGTTCCTGACATCGGCCTACGAGGACTATGACATCGTGATCTGGTCAGCGACGGGCATGAAGTGGATTGAGGAGAAGATGCGTCTCCTCGGAGTGTCCTCACATCAGCAGTACAAGATCATGTTCTATCTGGACTACCTGGCCATGATCACCGTGCACTGCACCAAATATGGAACTATTGATGTGAGTTATCATTTAGCTTAATCAAAATGGCCAAGGTATGTGTGGACATGACTGTGTAGAGGCATTATACTTAACAGTTTTTCGAACTTTGGTTACCGAAACCGCCCAAAGGGAATTTTAAATACgcaagtagttttttttaatgacttCAATAGTTGAAGAATAGAAGACAACCTCTTAGAAGTAGAATTCATCACCATAACCTTTTTAAACACCTGTATGTGTAAGTATAAGTTTAAGGCGTGAGTGTTTATGTTATGTGACATGACGTTCGTTTCACCAAGGTGCTGGTGTATCCTGAGGTCCCGACAGGGTGCTACCAGACACTCCGGCACTTCGTCAAGTGGCGCCTTAGCGACTATAATGGAGTCAAAAGGAGGAAGGTCGGAAATCGTTCTCGACAGTCTGGAAAACGCATGTCCGGTCTAGGGTAGATTGAccctaataaattatttttttagctAGAGTCAATTCTCGGACATTCGTTTCTCAGAATAGCCCCTAGGGTGAATTTTATAGGGTAGCAGATCGGAATAACCGAATGTCAACGCGAATAATTATGCACCAGAATGCTATACAAACGTCTTCTCTTcgtccatccaaaggttgtctgaaagataagaccgccatttgtacattttcTTAACCTAAGTTTTATCTGTCTTAATGTTTTTCGGTGtgcatataatatataaagattataattattattattatgcaatTTCTTTCCTTACAGGTAAAACCGCTCGGCGTGATCTGGGGTAAATACCCGCAGTACAGCTCCAAAAACACAATAATGTTCGACGACATCAGAAGAAACTTCATAATGAACCCCAAAAGCGGTCTTAAAATACGACCGTTTAGACAAGCTCACTTGAACAGAGATAAAGACAGAGAGTTGTTGCACCTCTCAACTTACCTGCGTGATATAGCTCAGTACTGTGATGACTTTGACACTCTGAATCACAAGAAGTGGGAGAAATATAAGCCTGATAAGAATAGGACGCAACAGGCGGCTGGCAGTAagaggaaggctgaggacgCTACGTCGACGCCGCCTAAGGAATGACTGATGGTAGTTTATTGAATACTTGCGGCCTCTACATATGATGCGACCGCCtacaagtttatttatatttaacctACTTATAATTGTTAAAGATCATTCATGTGAGACTTTAAAAACATCAAAGTACTTATAGTCTTTTTTTGGAGGACATGCTGAGCATCTCTATCAGCTAAATAAATTCcatagaaataataatgaagTTGCATTTTCATGTATTTAATTCTACTCGAATTCAATATTACATATAAAAGGGTCTAATTTAGTTTAAGCGGCCGGTCGCATCGGTGAAAAGACTCAACCAAACTTTTTGATACAAGTCAGAATCTTTGATATAATAAGTTGTGTAAGAATGTACTGTTTCTTTTAGTTAATGTAGGTAAAACGCAGTCTAACTGCTTAAAACTCTTGTGCAGGTATCTATTTTGTAAATGTGATGTATTTTCTCTTGATTAATTAATGGATATAAGTGCCTATTTCGTAAAGTCTTCTTAGTGTAGCGGTAACAAACATTAGAGCTGGTCTAGGGTTTGTCAGCTTTTTGGTAGATTCAGAAAATTTTAGTCatcaatttcatttttaatatacttaagtttaataatttatagtattcatgacaaaaaatactttaagtaggtacatattccTTTTAAATATAGATTCATTACGAAATATCAAAGTAGTTCATGATTGTTTAAAATGCTGCTGTAAAGTATCCattgtacataataaaattgatgtcaataataataaaagtattgtaTTTAGCTAGATATTTCCTACTGAATATAAATACaacttcatattttattggGTTTTATTTAATCGAAAAAAAACCATGAGtacaaaagtaaataattatattctttattgatttaacaaAAGGCACATTTTCTAATGTAGAAacgaagtaggtacctacatttttataaattgcaAATCTACAGTTTATAGAAATACTTATACCTGCAATAACAGTAGCACATAGCAGAGACATAGTTACTGTTGTGACTTATTTAGTGTACAAAATAATTGGAAGACTTATGTAGAGCAGTATCAAACATTTTGATTCAATAAAATCACATTGACTTATAtctaataatacaaaatacatgCATTGAGAGTTTactcattaataaaatatgtattactaTAGAGAGCTGCAGTTTTTTTGGTGCTGATTAGGAAGCTTATTTTGTGCAAACATGCAATCAGTAAAAATACTTTAagtagggcaaaacacccagtaactgaccaccttaagggagttgttccagtaatttatctgtagcgggctcaattcttatcgcttattaaatccgatttttgtttaagaaactagaataacagagctacattcctgagtaaatagcaaacatgtagaagttactcatttttttatatatttttgcaaacaaaaagtagtgattttcccagtaactgaccactaaaatctagttactgaccacactcgatgccagtaactgaccaccaatttaaaatggtttaaaaattgaattatgattaaatcttattattatttatttatttgattactccatgtaatagtaccgatcctctggtctcttttaatgtgtgacacatcacttttgctcaaggtttcttaactgaaaagtgcattaaattaattaatcagattaatgcataatttaaatgatatcttatcctaataatcaaccatttatttattaaaaacacaagtttatgcatttttgttaaatactaaaaacaaaggaatgcacatagtgaacacgcattttaaatttacagctttcagggagattaagtggccccaatgtagtaccttcagataagtcacagaaagggcgattttgtttgtccggaaaagccaggatcagtgggacaggcccatgaagcattcatggtgccagaaacgagcattttcttaaatataaagtagcgaatccaagcgctaaagccggtcttttccatatttggtatcaactgatgaggaggaggaatcgtggcggattgtattgtcggcctgggaaaacataaattcctCGCCGGAAAAGTAGGCCCTTTCCCCGCCGGTCCTTTCAAGGATGTACGACCAGATAcagatggttttcattattgctgAAACCCCACACAAAGACTTTCAGTGCGGCTAAAAGAGTCATTGAGGCtagccattgtaattatgaccgaatcagatattgggggttagtttttcaggatacaaagatggatgccttgacgaacgggatttcaatgactttgttgaggattcaactggaatatttaggatgctgttgaaacgtgctttcgtaggtaagtatttggccaaagacaggagtagtcatttctgcaaggGGGACAGGGAATCTTTGCCTCGTTGAAGAGGCGTCACTGAAGCAGAAGATCGCTGTACTTTCTGCATTTTCCGCTGCTGGACTAATGTGTCTGCCAATGATAGTATAGCGTTGCCAGTGGATTCCGGATAGTTGTGGTATCTGTTCCAAATGGCTGGGGTGTTGGTCGTGGTAACAACTTATAGAAGAATGCCCCATTTCTAGTGTGCCAATTTTACCGTTCTGTTTGAAATCCGCTGGCCGTTCATAATGCCATTGAAGGGCGTGTTGGTGCACCGGCTGTGGGTGCTAGCATTGTAGTGATGCTTTCTTTTTTCTATTATGCTGAAGTGACTTTGCCTGTCTTTGGAAAAATGTGGAGGCGCGTTTCATCGGTAACGTATATTCGGGTTGGGTCATTAATAGCGTCATTGAGGTCTTGTTCGCCAAGTGTTTTTGTGCTCGGGGAACCAATCTGGTGGTGGTCATCTGGTTCACAAGCGTTGGAATTTGTTAGGTACGCCTTCAGCTATTCTGAAGATACcatttgagtatcttttcatagagtgagatggtgaaagccatttgtctcctggtcttgcatgcttgaagggactgctccaaggattatctttaaggaaaaatggtgacatctgtctttatcctggagaatccacattatcctaggctgatagtatgcaacactagcgtttttatcttcctcatcagctaataccgaatctggaacaaacttggactttgtgtttgaattctctatattttaaaaggtgcttgcatgtcaccctgtattattttggaatgtcttgttgatcctagtttgtctcagacaagtggaatagccttttctatactttttttgctatcttggcgcttcttcatctcgctgaaagctgtaaaaatatttcatatataataataccagtaactgaccaccaatttatccaataactgaccacctatgtcagtaaatggaaggagtgaagatagaatgctcatattttgacacaagaaaatggcacatatgagctttaatattacgttcttattttgcctaaattcagcttcaaccaaaaatcccaataaccgacataggtggtcagttattggaaaatcgctgttttgtcgtccagtaactgtccaccccattaaaaacaatcaaacgggaaataagaagctgaatcttatcaaaaacgtaatctttataattaaatctatatggtataattttttctttcaatgatttcaatttttttcatggtaaattttacgatcaaaaaattcacttaccttaacaaatacgttagtcacaactgcaatttacccggttcgcgcgccaactgaact of Plutella xylostella chromosome 26, ilPluXylo3.1, whole genome shotgun sequence contains these proteins:
- the LOC105381022 gene encoding mitochondrial intermembrane space import and assembly protein 40-B, producing MTTRLTSGPNGKDVILIASAEELATPSKITLPEPEPAPGLIHPDGSINWGCPCLGGMATGPCGPQFREAFTCFHYSEAEPKGSECYEKFSVMQECMSNYPELYGKDDDEESPASMVGVGADGDSPGMDAKTEEPAEKVAVASN
- the LOC105381021 gene encoding ubiquitin-like domain-containing CTD phosphatase 1; its protein translation is MCDINDTTLKLSVKWNGKEYEIPEFQPSDSVAMLKIAIENATGVRPERQKLLNIKFQGKVATDNYTLAELNLKPNLKIMMMGSLEEAIEGAMSKPDVGDEVVNDLDIEEEEVDVENQEIYLAKINKRVKDYKINVLNEPRPGKKLLVLDIDYTLFDHRSVAETGYELMRPFLHEFLTSAYEDYDIVIWSATGMKWIEEKMRLLGVSSHQQYKIMFYLDYLAMITVHCTKYGTIDVKPLGVIWGKYPQYSSKNTIMFDDIRRNFIMNPKSGLKIRPFRQAHLNRDKDRELLHLSTYLRDIAQYCDDFDTLNHKKWEKYKPDKNRTQQAAGSKRKAEDATSTPPKE
- the LOC105381061 gene encoding cytochrome P450 4C1, giving the protein MSQIAMFITSIRSDKVTKTTKTKVAYKMLTITLLLVLTACLLVYKIRQRAKHDRMIECIPAVPNAFPLIGNAYMLLGDSQDTFELIRVYSYKSNRAGGILRFLIGTQQFFIVTNPQVAHAIMNTSLSKSYMYDFSLNWVGRGLFNTTASRWKQQRKLLNPAFSQKVIDGYLDLFNRNAENLVEALSTKCGTGSFDVVPVLTDMTLENICQTVMGLPAETMKTVVDDRYTQTAKTLLDVLITRLQKFWFHSDILYHFSSLKKEESRLIKIAHEITWKVVRHRKAMLQNLPSNHGTDQEPNRLSFLDLLLDWHAKGHLSEAQVKEEVDSMLIAGYDTVATQVLYTLIVLGSLPDVQEKVYSELQEVFGSNSAVTKEGLSKLVYLDAVVKEVMRMYPTIGALDRRIDQDIKFDNFTLPAGSTAFILIWGIHRHPCWGDDAHHFDPQRWLQRRVPADLGAYAAFGLWPRVCIGRSYAYLSMKTTLVHILRLYRVEANLPNLELKFDLLTKPVCGHHISLELRDK